The Aphanothece sacrum FPU1 genome includes the window TACTGCTACGACTTCATCAGGGTTAACGCTTTGGTTGGGGTCTTTGCCTAAAACTTTTTTGACTAATTCTTGTACGGCGGGAATACGAGTAGAACCCCCAACGAGAACCACTTCATCAATATCACTGTTACTGACTTTGGCATCCCGCATGGCATTTTCCACGGGAATACGACTACGATCAATTAAGTCAGAACAAAGTTCTTCAAATTTAGCTCTGGTTAGGGTTGTATTGAGGTGTTTAGGCCCTTCAGCAGTAGCTGTAATGAAGGGTAGGTTAATTTCTGCTTGGGTGACTCCAGAAAGTTCGATTTTGGCTTTTTCGGCGGCTTCGGTGAGACGCTGTAAAGCTTGTTTATCTTGTCGAAGTTGGATACCTTCATTTTTTTTGAAGTCTTCGGCTAAGTAGTCTACAATTTTTTTGTCAAAGTCGTCTCCCCCTAAGTGGGTATCCCCAGAGGTAGCTAATACTTCAAATACACCGTCACCTACTTCTAGGATAGATACGTCAAAAGTACCACCCCCTAAGTCAAAGACTAAGATTGTTTCGTTACTTTTTTTGTCTAAACCGTAGGCTAAAGAAGCGGCTGTTGGTTCGTTAATAATACGTTTAACTTCAATTCCAGCAATTTTCCCGGCATCTTTTGTGGCTTGACGTTGGGAGTCGTTAAAATAAGCGGGAACGGTAATTACTGCTTCAGTAACTTTTTCCCCTAGATATTTACTGGCATCATCGACTAATTTTCTCAGGACTTGGGCCGAAATTTCTTCGGGGGCAAATTGTTTGCCTTGAACCGGACAATCTAATTTAACATTGCCATTGCCATCCCGTAGTACCTGATAAGAGACTTCGGTGGTTTCGGTGGTTACTTCGTCGTGTTTACGTCCAATGAAGCGTTTAACCGAATAAAAGGTGTTTTGTGTGTTCATTACCGCTTGACGCTTAGCAATGTTTCCTACTAAGAGTTCGCCATTTTTGGTATAAGCTACTACTGATGGAGTAGTCCTAGCACCTTCTGCATTGGCTATTACGGTGGGTTTTCCTCCTTCCATTACGGCCACACAAGAGTTTGTGGTACCTAAATCAATGCCTACAATTTTTCCCATATATCTACTCCAAGATCACTATAACAACTACTGGAATCGGTTTTTTTGTAAGTACATAAAATAACAGGCTCAAGATCAATCCAGTTACTCATATCTATAGTGACGGTCAGGGGTCGTTATTAGGTAGTGTAGTTTTCCGAACCTGTTTTGACGGGTTTTGAGGGGAGTGGGGAGTAGGGAGCAGATTGTAGGATGGGTTAGGCACAGCTATTTGAAGGAACATAACCGAAATTTAGGGAACCAAGTGCCGTAACCCATCATTTATCATCTTCTGGTGATGGGTTACGCGGCCCTAACCCATCCTACAAGTTTTATCTAATAAGCTATTCGCTCAGTTTTTTGTTAACAAATCACTTCTTAACATCTAGAATAATTATTAAGAAAATCTTAAAGTTTAATTCATAATTTCCTAAAATTTAGACTGAAATTATGGTAAACTAATTTTTAGGGAAGTGTTTTTTGTGATTAATTATGTCATCATTCGTTTACATCAATAAATTCCCTCAAAACTTACTAAACTTTCATCCTCATCTATCACAGTTTAACTGACATAAACAGGTTTAATTGGAGATTTTTATGACTTATATTGTTGAACATTCTACCCCGACGGCTGCGGATTTTGTCCAAGAAACAATTAATCCTTTAACCACTGCCACTGGTGTATATGTTACAATTCACGGACATTTCTATCAACCACCGCGAGAAAATCCTTATTTAGATACTATTGAAAGACAAGCAAGTGCCTATCCTTTCCATAATTGGAACGAAAGAATTCACCATGAATGTTATCGCACTAATGCCTTTTCTAGAGTTCTAAATTCTCAAGGAGAAGTAATTGGAATTGTCAATAATTATGAGTATTTAAGCTTTAATATTGGCCCTACATTAATGTCTTGGTTACAGTCTCATGATCCGGAAGTTTATCAACGTATAATAGACGCAGATCATAAGAGTTGCCAACGTCTTAATGGTCATGGAAATGCTATTGCTCAAGTATATAATCACATTATTTTACCCTTAGGGAATGAACGAGATAAATATACTCAAATTCGTTGGGGTAAAGAGGATTTTCGGAATCGTTTTGGACGTAACCCGGAAGGAATGTGGTTAGCTGAAACCGCCGTTGATTATGATACTTTAGAAGTATTAATTAATGAAGAAATTAGCTTTATTATTTTAGCTCCTTCTCAAGCAAAACGGTGTCGTCCTTTTGCCACAGAAGAACAACCATCACCCCAATGGCATGAAGTAGGAGGCGCACAAATTGATCCTACCCGTCCTTATCGTTGTTTTATCAAAGATGGACGTTATATTGACATTTTCTTCTATGATGGGCCCATTTCTGGAGATATGGGTTTTGGGGATGTTTTAGAGAGTTCTGGACATTTTGCCGCACGTATTGGACGGGCAGTAAAAGGAGATCATCGTCCCTCTCAAATTATTAGTGTAGCTACCGATGGGGAAACTTTTGGTCATCATAAAACCGGAAAAGAAAGATGTTTAGCCTATGCTTTTACGGTAGAATTTCCTCAACGAGGTTGGACAGTTACTAATTATGCCCATTATCTAAGTTTATGTCCTCCCAGTTGGGAAGTAGAACTCAAACCCGTTACCGCTTGGAGTTGTGTTCATGGGGTTGATCGTTGGCAAGATGACTGCGGTTGCGGTGGAGGTGGAGAATGGCATCAAAAATGGCGACGACCCCTACGAGATACATTAAATTGGTTACGGGATCAATTAATTCCTATCTATGAACAAACTGCTAGTCAATTATTACATGATCCTTGGCGGGCTAGAGATGAGTACATCAACGTTATTTTAGATCGGTCAGTCGAAACTGTTGAAGAATTTTTGAGTCGTCATCAACATCATCCTCTTTCTCCTGCTGAACAAATTGATGCTTTACGTTTGTTAGAAATACAAAGACATTCTTTGTTAATGTATACCAGTTGTGGCTGGTTTTTTGAAGAAATTTCTCGCCCCGAAGGAACTCAAATTTTACGTTATGCAGCCCGCGCTTTACAATTAGCTGGAGAAGTGGCTGGGGCCAACTTAGAAGAAGAATTTATTTCCCGTCTTTCCTGGGCCCCTAGTAATGTTAAAACTTATCAAAATGGGGCGGATGTTTATCGTCATTTGGTAATTTCTGCTCAAATTGATTTTAATCAAGTGGCGGCCCATTATGCTATTAATTCTCTGTTTAGTTCTTATTCTCCCCAACAACAGGTTTACTGTTATGAGACTCAACAGTTAGACTATCAAAAGCAAAATATGGGGGCTTTAACCGTAGCGGTAGGACAACTACGTTTGACCTCAAAAATCACTTGGGAAAGTCATCATTTTGTTTTTGCTGTCTTACATTTAGGGGGTTGGGACTTCCATTGTTGTATTCAACCTTTTGTCGGACGTTTGGCTTATACAGAGGTCAAAGAAAAGCTATTTGAAGTGTTTAAACAAGCTAGTGCTGCCCAAACTATTTTAACTATGGGTAAACTATTTGGGGAACAATCTTTTAGTTTACAACACCTGTTTGCGGAAGAACGTCAGCGTATGATGAATTTGTTGATGACTAAAACTAAGAAACAACTTGATCAACTTTATACCCAAGTTTATCGAGATAATTATAGCATTTTAGTGGCGTTTCAACGGGATGAATTACCTGTTCCTAAAGAGTTACAAGTAGCTGCTGAAATTGCCCTATCTCATCGCTGTTTAATCACTGTTCAAGCTTTAGCAGAAACTATCCATAACCCTCAAAAAACTGACACTCATTTAAGTGAGTTAGAAGCGATCGCAACTGAAGCTAATAATTTGTGTTGTAATTTAGAGATTCCTGATGCTAAAAACACTCTAGAAACTCTAATTTTACAAAATCTTTCTCAGATTTTATACAAGAGTGATCCCGATGAGATTAACAGTCAAATTGAGAGATTGAGTAAGATTATTGAGGTAGGAAAACAATTAAATCTTGGACTATCTTTAGATAAGGCGCAAGAACTTTATTACTCTTTCCTCTATCAACAAATTATTCCTCAATGTCTTAACAACAATGATCAGCAAAATAGTGATGCTACTTGTCATTGGACACCTTCTCAACTGTGTCCCCTGTTGAATTTTGGTCACACATTGAGTGTTGATGTTAGTCCTTGGTTACAATAATTAGGACTTAAAATGTGGCACGCCGCATCTTGCCTGTGAATACCCCTTAACGGGCAAGATGCCAGTTCCACATTTATAGATTGTAGGTTGGGTTGAGGCACGAAACTCAACAAACCGCCAATCCTAATACACCAAATTAGCAGCAAACAATCTAGTAGTAACATAACACATTTAATGATGACTTTAATGAACCCTTAAGCAAGGTGTTAGGAAAAGACCATCCTTGGACAATTAATGTACAAAATAATTATCAGATAATGCTGAATGAGATTGGTTAGGAGTTCGGAGTGATAATTTTTCGTACTTTTGGATTATTGATAAAGAAACTAAAGAAACGAGATTTGTTACTTTACTACCTAATTAATAAGGAGTTTATCATGCAATTACCTCTATTCTCAGAAGTTAGATTAACCACCGATTTACCTAACTATAATTTAAACAAAGGTTGTTCAGCTATTATTGTTGAGCATTTTCAAAATAAAGAAGAAAAAGGTTATTTATTAGAAGTGTTAGATGAGAATAATCAAGGATATAGGATAATTGCCGTAACTCCTAATCAAATTGAGCTAATCAACTCGTATCACAAAACTAAAGAAACCGCAATTTATTTAGGACAAATATAATGAAATATAATTATGACTTTTCTCAAGGAAAAAGAGGTGCAGTTCAACCTATTTCCCCTGATAAACCTGTCCTGGCTGTGTTGGGCAAGGCGAAGTATTAATATTTTGTCGGGGTGTAAATGATTTTCTAATGCCTTGCCCCTACATAAATTATACATTAGTCCCTTGTGCGATAATCTTTAATGCTTGTTGATGTAACATAGAATTAGAAGTGGCTAAAACTTCTGTTGATTGACTATTTAAAGGATTTCCTGACCAATCTGTTATGATGGCCCCAACACCTTCTATAATGGGAATTAAGGCGCAAAAATCATAATATTTCAAATCTGATTCGAGTATGA containing:
- the dnaK gene encoding molecular chaperone DnaK, which codes for MGKIVGIDLGTTNSCVAVMEGGKPTVIANAEGARTTPSVVAYTKNGELLVGNIAKRQAVMNTQNTFYSVKRFIGRKHDEVTTETTEVSYQVLRDGNGNVKLDCPVQGKQFAPEEISAQVLRKLVDDASKYLGEKVTEAVITVPAYFNDSQRQATKDAGKIAGIEVKRIINEPTAASLAYGLDKKSNETILVFDLGGGTFDVSILEVGDGVFEVLATSGDTHLGGDDFDKKIVDYLAEDFKKNEGIQLRQDKQALQRLTEAAEKAKIELSGVTQAEINLPFITATAEGPKHLNTTLTRAKFEELCSDLIDRSRIPVENAMRDAKVSNSDIDEVVLVGGSTRIPAVQELVKKVLGKDPNQSVNPDEVVAVGAAIQGGVLAGEVKDILLLDVTPLSLGVETLGGVMTKIIQRNTTIPKKNSEVFSTAVDGQTNVEIHVLQGEREMAKDNKDLGLFRLDGIPPAPRGVPQIEVTFDINADGILNVTAKDKGTGKEQSISITGASTLPDLEVERMVKEAEANASADKERREKIDRKNQADSLVYQAEKQLSELADKISGADKTKVEGLIKDLKEAIAQDNDDKIKTLTEELQQTLYSIGTSMYQQAGGPTGPTPGADGSPSSGGSSEGGDDVIDAEFSETK
- a CDS encoding DUF3536 domain-containing protein — encoded protein: MTYIVEHSTPTAADFVQETINPLTTATGVYVTIHGHFYQPPRENPYLDTIERQASAYPFHNWNERIHHECYRTNAFSRVLNSQGEVIGIVNNYEYLSFNIGPTLMSWLQSHDPEVYQRIIDADHKSCQRLNGHGNAIAQVYNHIILPLGNERDKYTQIRWGKEDFRNRFGRNPEGMWLAETAVDYDTLEVLINEEISFIILAPSQAKRCRPFATEEQPSPQWHEVGGAQIDPTRPYRCFIKDGRYIDIFFYDGPISGDMGFGDVLESSGHFAARIGRAVKGDHRPSQIISVATDGETFGHHKTGKERCLAYAFTVEFPQRGWTVTNYAHYLSLCPPSWEVELKPVTAWSCVHGVDRWQDDCGCGGGGEWHQKWRRPLRDTLNWLRDQLIPIYEQTASQLLHDPWRARDEYINVILDRSVETVEEFLSRHQHHPLSPAEQIDALRLLEIQRHSLLMYTSCGWFFEEISRPEGTQILRYAARALQLAGEVAGANLEEEFISRLSWAPSNVKTYQNGADVYRHLVISAQIDFNQVAAHYAINSLFSSYSPQQQVYCYETQQLDYQKQNMGALTVAVGQLRLTSKITWESHHFVFAVLHLGGWDFHCCIQPFVGRLAYTEVKEKLFEVFKQASAAQTILTMGKLFGEQSFSLQHLFAEERQRMMNLLMTKTKKQLDQLYTQVYRDNYSILVAFQRDELPVPKELQVAAEIALSHRCLITVQALAETIHNPQKTDTHLSELEAIATEANNLCCNLEIPDAKNTLETLILQNLSQILYKSDPDEINSQIERLSKIIEVGKQLNLGLSLDKAQELYYSFLYQQIIPQCLNNNDQQNSDATCHWTPSQLCPLLNFGHTLSVDVSPWLQ
- a CDS encoding DUF4926 domain-containing protein is translated as MQLPLFSEVRLTTDLPNYNLNKGCSAIIVEHFQNKEEKGYLLEVLDENNQGYRIIAVTPNQIELINSYHKTKETAIYLGQI